The sequence AATGATACAACGGTTAATAGTGATGCTACTCTGAATCTTAGTGTTAATACCGATTCAAGTACGTATAACTTAAATCAAAATGGTGTAGATGCTAACCTAAGCCTTAACTTATATGGTGATGCTTCGTATGTAACCACCAATGTAAATCAAAGCGGGGACAATGCTTATGCGTATATTTATGCCAATAGCATTCCCGATAATGCAACCATTACTGTTAACCAGTCTAACGATGATGCTCATTTAACAGCGTCAATCAACAATCCAGGAACAACGTTTTCAATGAATGTTTCACAATAAATGTACATAAGGGAGGTTGTTTAATCTCCCATTGTTGCAATGCCACCCTAAACATAAAATGTTATGTGTTAGAAGTAGGATTGTGGGATATATGAAGAAGGAATTTAATATGAAAAGTTATATTTATACAACGACTACTTTAGCTGTAATAATATCATTAAATGTCAATGCAAATGAAATTAGAATTCAGCAATTCGATAATGCTGAGCAATTAAGCCAAGTAAATATTACGCAATCAGCCGGGGCTGGAAATAAAATTCAAAAGACAGATTCAACCACTCTCCCTGAAAATGCTATTTTGAATGGCCTTACATCTTTCACTGCAAGCCAAAATGGGAATGACAACAGTGCATACATTAATATAAATGTAGATACAGGTCAGATAGATTCAAGCAGTTGGAATAACCTTAACATACATCATTCTGGCGACAGTAATATTTCTACCATCACTGTTGGCGACACTATTAAGCCAAAGGGGCTGACAATGACACACAATGTTCAGGGTGATAGTAATCAAATAACGTCGACCTATGACACTACCGGTAACGTTAGTGCTTATATGTCAGTTAATGGTGATAGCAATACTGTGAATCACGTAATCAATATGAATGATACAACGGTTAATAGTGATGCTAATCTGAATCTTAGTGTTAATACTGATTCAAGTGCGTATAACTTAAATCAAAATGGTGTAGATGTTAACCTAAGCCTTAACTTATATGGTGATGCTTCGTATGTAACCACCAATGTAAATCAAAACGGGGACAATGCTTATGCGTATATTTATGCCAATAGCCTTCCCGATAATGCAACCATTACTGTTAACCAGTCTAACGATGATGCTCATTTAACAGCGTCAATCAACAATCCAGGAACGACGTTCTCAATGAATGTTTCACAATAATTATAAGTAAGCGAGGTTATTGTTAATCTCGCTTATTGTTATGTGTAAAATAATGCTAAGTGTAAGAGTTTTTGATGTTTTTATTCCCGTCTTCTGATTCCCAAATCAGTTTCTTACGGTAAACTGTAGAAGGGCTAAGTTCTAATAATACGGCAGCATTAATTACGTTCCCATCACAATAATTTATAGCATGTTGAATCGTTTCACGTTCTATTTTCCACATAGGTCGAACATTACCATTATTACTAATCAGAGTTAGTACGGAGGACGCTTTGTTTTTATCTGCTAGTGCTTTTTCAAGATATTTCTGGTTTCTGGTTTCAAACTTATCGATCATTGTTAATGAGGCTTCACTCAATTGGTTTTCTTTTTTTATTGACATCGGTTGTGGAACGGTTGTTAAGTTGATAGGAGGTGGTAACATGTCCTTTCTTATACAAGCTTCATTATTTAAAACTACAATATTACGAATTACGTTTTGTAACTGGCGTACATTACCCGGCCAGTTATATCGTTTGAGGATATTTTGCGTCTCTATATCTATTGAATCAAATTTTTTGTTATCTTCTTTAGCATATAGTCCCAGAAAGTAATCGGCCAAAATAATAATGTCCCCCTCACGTTCTCTTAGAGGTGGCATCTCGATTGGCACAACATGCACACGGTAGTAAAGATCTTCACGGAACCTGCCTTCTGCAACTTCGACCAGAGGGTCACGGTTGGTTGCACAGATAATTCTGACATTAACTCTGATTTCTTGATTGCCACCTAATGGTATGAAAGTACCAGTTTGTAAAAATCTTAATAGCTTCTTCTGCATCTCTAACTCCATTTCACAAAGCTCATCAAGAAATAGAGTGCCACCATCGGCTTGCATCGCCGCGCCTTTGCGGTCGGTTGTTGCACCGGTAAACGCACCTTTTACGTGACCGAAGATTTCGCTCTCCATTAGGTCTCGAGGGATAGCACCACAGTTAATGGCAACGAAGGGTTTACCGTTACGTTGACTCTCTTGGTGAATGGCTTCAGCACATACTTCTTTACCTGTACCACTTTCGCCATTGATGAATACGCTAGCAGTGGTAGGGGCGACGGAATCAATGATCTTGTAAACCGCCTGCATGGGTAGGCAAGAGCCGATGAAATTATGGAATCGGTCACGATCGAACTTGCTTTGCATGTTATCGACAAGGTTTTCGAGTTTCGCTCTCTTTAGATGCAAGCGAACAGAAGTTTTGAGTCGATCGGCTTGAATGGGCTTTTCTAAGAAGTCTTCTGCACCGCGCTGAATAAGGTCTACCGCAATGTTTACTGAGCCATGTGCTGTCGCGATAATGACGGCGGTCGGTATTTCATTTGCGCTAATCCAATCTAATACTTCTTCCCCTGGCATGTCGGGTAACTTGAGATCGAGAATAACAAGCTGTGGGGCGTGCCTCTCAATAAAAGCCTTAGCTTCCGCGCCGGTTTCGACGTGGAAAATATCGTAGGGCTCGTCCTTTACGTACTGCTTGTAGAGTACGGCGAGTGAGGTGGAGTCTTCAACTAACAATACTTTAGGGCGCATTGTATATTCCTTTTGAAACTTTATCCTAACCAATCAATAACATAGTGATAGGTAACCATCAATACGAGTCATGTGTATTTGTTATCTACCGCATGCAATCTCTTAACAAGCGGCCTGTATGATTTTTTGTATTGTCGTTCATGATGGTTCGCATCTTAATGGAAACTGTATTAACAGCGACTATGTTGAGTGTTCATTTGATCCCGATGTGCAACAACCAAGTTAACTGAAGCCTGCCTCTTTTCTTTCAAGCAAGGCTTTGATTGAACGCTCTGCAAGTTCGAGTAATTCATCAACTTGTTGGAATGCCAAATCATGGCTTTGTTCTAAACATTGCTTTTCTAGAGCACGAGATAGCTCTCCCAAAGGGCGATTTCCCAATGATAACGCCGTACTTCCGAGAGTATGGACCTCGAATTCGAGTGTTTGAGCGTCTCGATTGCTTGTCGCTTCTCTAATCGCCACTAAACGAGTTTGTGATTCTGCCACGTAATGGTCGATTAATATGGGGATAATGTCCGCACTGGTGTCTCGAATCATTTGTTCCAGAACGCTTTCATCAACAAGCTCGAGGCCTACTTGGTTAGTTACATTTTGAGGTGTGTCTGACGTTAAAGTCGAATTCATCAAACGAAGTCCTTTTGTTGAGTCGTAATCCAATACGTCTGCTTGAGCTTAATATTCATTGGTACTATTAAGTTTTAGTCATTTTCTAGAATAATTTCAACTGCTTGCCTTAAAAACTATGGAATTAAATCGTGTTGAGGGACGTTTTGGAACACTCAGACTATGGATGTAACAAGTTGATTTTAAGTGTTTTTACTTGTGAAATATAAACTTAAGTGTCTAACAAACGATTCGCAAAGAGGAGCGGCCTTAGACAAGGCTGAACAAAACAAAAGGCCACTGCATCAAATCAATGCAGTGGCCTAGGTTAAGTTGGTGCGTAGAATCCAGTTACGCTAAGGATAGATTCTGTCCAATTAAAGAAAAATAGCGTTCAGGCTAAGAGGCTTTATCAATCTTTGGCTTTGGGGAAGGTTCTACCTCTTCCTCGCTATTTTCAGAGAAGATATCCGCTACAGCACTTCTCTCAAGTTCACCTTTAAGGTTACCGTCCTCATCGACAACAGGAAGAGAGTAGTCACAAGACATGGTGTCTGGCAGAACTTCTTCGATTACAGCGTCAGGCAACACCGCTGGCACTTCTTCGTAAATCTCTTCACTGAAATCATGCACTGAGGAATCTTCAACCGCGTCTTGCAGGCTTTCTTGGGTCACTAAGCCCTGATAGCCGTCATCGGTCACATGATAAGCGTAATCGTTTTTCAGCATCTTCATCTGAGCAAGAGCACCTTCAATGGTTTCCGAAGTAATGCGGTAGAGGGGAGGCTGCATCACTGTTTCTACAGTCAATGCTCGGGCACGGTTAACGTCTTTTACGAACGCTTCGACGTAATCATCGGCAGGGTTCAAAAGAATCTCATGTGGCGTACCTTGTTGTACCAGCTCACCGTCTTTGAGGATTGCGATTCGGTCACCTAAGCGCAGAGCTTCGTCCAAGTCATGGGTGATGAAAACAATCGTCTTATGAAGCTTTTCTTGCAGCTCGATAAGTTGGTCCTGCATTTCGCTACGAATCAACGGATCGAGAGCCGAGAAGGCTTCATCCATCAGCAAGATTTCAGCGTTAGTACACAGAGCGCGTGATAAACCGACACGTTGTTGCTGACCGCCAGACAGTTGGGCAGGGTACTGATTACCGTAGCCTTTCAAACCCACAGTCTCTAACCACTCGTTCGCTTTCGCTAAACGGTCTTCTTTCTTGATGCCTTGAACTTCCAATCCGTATGCAACGTTTTCAACCACAGTTCGGTGAGGCATTAGGCCAAAGCGCTGGAATACCATCGACATTTTATGACGACGGAACTCTTCCAATTCCTTAGTGTTGAGGCTCATT is a genomic window of Vibrio sp. ED004 containing:
- a CDS encoding Hpt domain-containing protein, with amino-acid sequence MNSTLTSDTPQNVTNQVGLELVDESVLEQMIRDTSADIIPILIDHYVAESQTRLVAIREATSNRDAQTLEFEVHTLGSTALSLGNRPLGELSRALEKQCLEQSHDLAFQQVDELLELAERSIKALLERKEAGFS
- a CDS encoding sigma-54 dependent transcriptional regulator; this encodes MRPKVLLVEDSTSLAVLYKQYVKDEPYDIFHVETGAEAKAFIERHAPQLVILDLKLPDMPGEEVLDWISANEIPTAVIIATAHGSVNIAVDLIQRGAEDFLEKPIQADRLKTSVRLHLKRAKLENLVDNMQSKFDRDRFHNFIGSCLPMQAVYKIIDSVAPTTASVFINGESGTGKEVCAEAIHQESQRNGKPFVAINCGAIPRDLMESEIFGHVKGAFTGATTDRKGAAMQADGGTLFLDELCEMELEMQKKLLRFLQTGTFIPLGGNQEIRVNVRIICATNRDPLVEVAEGRFREDLYYRVHVVPIEMPPLREREGDIIILADYFLGLYAKEDNKKFDSIDIETQNILKRYNWPGNVRQLQNVIRNIVVLNNEACIRKDMLPPPINLTTVPQPMSIKKENQLSEASLTMIDKFETRNQKYLEKALADKNKASSVLTLISNNGNVRPMWKIERETIQHAINYCDGNVINAAVLLELSPSTVYRKKLIWESEDGNKNIKNSYT
- a CDS encoding glycine betaine/L-proline ABC transporter ATP-binding protein, with product MTKPLIEISGLFKVFGPKPQSVMNRVKNGEHKDEILADTGHTIGLKEINLEINRGEIFVIMGLSGSGKSTLIRHFNRLIDPTEGKITVEGIDVMSLNTKELEEFRRHKMSMVFQRFGLMPHRTVVENVAYGLEVQGIKKEDRLAKANEWLETVGLKGYGNQYPAQLSGGQQQRVGLSRALCTNAEILLMDEAFSALDPLIRSEMQDQLIELQEKLHKTIVFITHDLDEALRLGDRIAILKDGELVQQGTPHEILLNPADDYVEAFVKDVNRARALTVETVMQPPLYRITSETIEGALAQMKMLKNDYAYHVTDDGYQGLVTQESLQDAVEDSSVHDFSEEIYEEVPAVLPDAVIEEVLPDTMSCDYSLPVVDEDGNLKGELERSAVADIFSENSEEEVEPSPKPKIDKAS